The Mytilus galloprovincialis chromosome 2, xbMytGall1.hap1.1, whole genome shotgun sequence genome has a window encoding:
- the LOC143065468 gene encoding uncharacterized protein LOC143065468, with the protein MLLRVQMAGIEFYDAVLNNELTVLKRLVAQHKIDLNAKFVEVRKKNHADLYPIHLASYRGYTYMLQYLIESKCNVNQTTGTLRRTALHFAVLRHKMACMLLLIAGGAKLDAKDTFSNSPCHYAADDGYCQILDVLIRRGVDVNTQDITSKTPLMKAVRNNKTDAVLRLIRACCNLNITDRNSDMALHYASRNGCAEIIDILISAGSLIDVQNYWGRTPLMEAVCYNHKDVVSRMIKAKCDLNRREFKTGDTALHIAIKRNYTDVVDLLLAAGSRHDIYNHQGETAAFDGVATNKIEVIRLMIKHNCDLEQPGKYFSNGVYKSLFQIAAEKGHFEICRLLATFGYVDFTARVHIYTNYIPSRLVTDQEDVVQWLRKKMQTATSLQQLCRKCIRKSLGYKIVQNLECLPMPRALKDFVLIKEVNDKQMTFDR; encoded by the coding sequence ATGTTGCTACGTGTGCAAATGGCAGGTATAGAGTTCTACGACGCGGTTCTAAACAACGAATTAACGGTTTTAAAGCGGCTGGTAGCTCAACACAAAATAGACTTGAATGCAAAATTTGTTGAGGTAAGGAAAAAGAACCATGCCGATCTTTACCCAATACACCTAGCGTCCTATAGAGGATATACTTATATGTTGCAGTATTTGATTGAATCCAAATGTAATGTCAACCAAACAACAGGGACTCTCCGTAGAACAGCACTACATTTTGCAGTTTTACGACACAAAATGGCGTGTATGTTGCTGCTTATTGCAGGCGGGGCCAAGCTTGATGCCAAAGACACGTTCAGTAATTCCCCTTGTCATTACGCTGCAGACGATGGCTACTGCCAGATTCTTGACGTGCTTATTCGACGTGGTGTTGACGTTAACACCCAAGATATCACCTCCAAAACCCCATTGATGAAGGCTGTAAGGAATAACAAGACTGATGCAGTCCTGCGCTTAATCAGGGCATGCTGTAACTTGAACATTACGGATAGAAATAGCGATATGGCGTTGCATTACGCATCAAGAAACGGGTGTGCAGAAATTATAGACATTTTGATATCTGCTGGGAGTTTAATAGATGTTCAGAATTACTGGGGAAGAACCCCCTTAATGGAGGCCGTTTGTTACAATCATAAAGACGTTGTTTCACGAATGATCAAAGCTAAATGTGACTTGAACAGACGAGAGTTTAAAACAGGAGATACAGCGCTACACATCGCGATAAAAAGGAATTATACTGATGTTGTCGACTTGCTTTTAGCAGCCGGAAGTCGTCATGATATATATAATCATCAAGGAGAAACGGCTGCTTTTGACGGTGTTGCAACAAATAAAATTGAAGTGATTCGGCTCATGATAAAGCATAACTGTGATCTTGAACAACCAGGAAAGTATTTCTCCAATGGAGTTTACAAGTCTCTGTTTCAAATAGCAGCAGAAAAGGGCCATTTTGAAATATGTAGACTACTTGCGACATTCGGTTATGTTGACTTTACAGCAAGAGTCCATATTTACACGAACTATATTCCATCGCGGTTGGTAACTGACCAAGAGGATGTGGTACAATGGCTTCGTAAAAAGATGCAGACAGCTACCTCACTTCAACAGCTTTGTCGTAAATGTATACGTAAAAGTCTAGGATATAAAATAGTTCAAAATTTAGAATGTTTACCCATGCCTAGAGCTTTAAAAGATTTTGTGCTTATTAAAGAAGTTAACGACAAACAAATGACATTTGATCGTTGA